The proteins below are encoded in one region of Peribacillus muralis:
- a CDS encoding peptidoglycan D,D-transpeptidase FtsI family protein, which translates to MKKKRMRLLAIFLTTCMLILIGRLVYIQLVSTESFSKHDINLLEASVDQRSQILKIDDGRGKFYDRNGEPLAHEEIPTLVLFPFLKKMTWPIDEIASIIGRSESELKRAIEQADEPFVFGGDEPIELTASQSKAINQLKIPGVFAVNEKLYHNQTPAAQLIGTTNISDAEKKKRYPDMNLSPETKIGNTGLQRTFDEFLLSSGESKLVFHVDASGGPMFGVDVKYVEPANPLYPVKVVTTIDKEIQEKAEKLVDERGIKKGGIVLIDIKKSEIVAMVSRPALNVKDPNGAGAVNMMLTQKTPGSVFKTVTAAAAIDHKAASPSRTFNCNLTIDGRTDKQRELGMLNFESSFAQSCNRTFAELSQEIAEKDPDFLESYAKKLGLIGETGWQGDVYHTRVTQLYHEQTGKVWHDADLKKDPKMIAKTAIGQQDVQTTPLAIANMMATIARGGKKEQVKAVSKVEFNNSTTVVDFKNQDMGGETISPYTAMKMQQLLRKVVTEDKGTGASLRDLPVEVAGKSGTAQTNMEKGELNKWFAGYFPYKNPQYALVAVNFETKENSTSMTPLFSDIVKVLYSKDQD; encoded by the coding sequence ATGAAAAAGAAACGAATGAGGTTGCTGGCCATTTTTTTGACGACTTGCATGCTGATACTCATAGGCAGGCTTGTTTACATTCAACTTGTATCGACAGAATCTTTTTCGAAGCATGATATAAACCTGTTAGAAGCAAGTGTGGATCAACGTTCACAAATATTAAAGATAGATGATGGACGTGGAAAGTTTTATGACAGGAATGGGGAGCCTCTTGCTCATGAAGAAATTCCCACGCTCGTGCTATTTCCATTTCTGAAAAAAATGACATGGCCGATAGATGAAATCGCCTCGATTATCGGCAGATCGGAAAGTGAGCTGAAAAGGGCCATTGAGCAAGCGGATGAACCGTTCGTATTCGGCGGGGATGAACCGATCGAATTGACGGCCAGTCAATCGAAGGCGATCAACCAATTGAAAATTCCCGGGGTATTTGCCGTGAACGAAAAGCTGTATCATAACCAAACACCTGCAGCACAATTGATCGGCACGACGAATATATCGGATGCGGAGAAGAAAAAACGGTATCCTGACATGAATTTATCCCCGGAAACGAAGATAGGCAATACAGGTCTGCAAAGGACCTTTGATGAGTTTTTGCTTTCCTCAGGGGAATCGAAGCTTGTTTTTCATGTGGATGCGAGCGGCGGCCCGATGTTTGGCGTCGATGTGAAATACGTCGAACCGGCCAACCCCTTATACCCTGTGAAGGTCGTAACGACAATCGATAAAGAGATACAGGAAAAGGCGGAAAAGCTGGTGGATGAGCGCGGCATAAAAAAAGGCGGGATTGTACTGATCGATATCAAAAAAAGTGAAATCGTCGCCATGGTATCGCGTCCAGCACTGAATGTAAAAGATCCGAATGGCGCAGGGGCAGTCAATATGATGCTCACGCAAAAAACGCCAGGGTCCGTCTTTAAAACGGTCACTGCGGCAGCGGCCATTGATCATAAAGCGGCAAGTCCCTCCAGGACATTCAATTGTAACTTGACGATTGACGGAAGGACGGATAAACAGAGGGAACTGGGGATGCTCAATTTCGAAAGCAGCTTTGCCCAAAGCTGTAACAGGACATTCGCCGAATTGTCTCAGGAAATTGCCGAGAAGGATCCTGACTTCCTGGAAAGCTATGCGAAGAAGTTGGGCTTGATAGGTGAAACGGGCTGGCAAGGTGATGTATATCATACGAGAGTTACTCAGCTGTATCATGAACAAACCGGAAAGGTGTGGCACGACGCCGATTTAAAAAAAGATCCTAAAATGATTGCCAAAACCGCCATCGGCCAGCAGGATGTCCAAACGACACCATTGGCGATAGCGAACATGATGGCCACGATCGCCCGCGGCGGCAAGAAGGAACAAGTCAAAGCCGTATCCAAGGTTGAATTCAACAATAGTACGACTGTGGTCGATTTTAAGAATCAAGACATGGGTGGGGAGACAATTTCTCCCTACACAGCAATGAAGATGCAGCAGCTTTTAAGGAAGGTTGTGACCGAAGATAAGGGGACCGGTGCTTCCTTGAGGGACTTGCCTGTAGAGGTTGCGGGCAAGTCGGGAACGGCTCAGACGAACATGGAAAAAGGGGAGCTCAACAAATGGTTTGCTGGCTACTTTCCTTATAAAAATCCCCAATATGCACTAGTTGCCGTAAATTTTGAAACGAAGGAGAATAGCACCAGCATGACGCCGCTTTTTTCGGATATTGTAAAAGTTTTATACTCCAAGGACCAGGATTGA
- the greA gene encoding transcription elongation factor GreA encodes MAIEKEYPMTKEGKLKLEQELEQLKTVKRKEVVERIKIARSFGDLSENSEYDSAKEEQAFVEGRITTIENMIRNAKIIEGDDSNTDTVSLGKSVTFVELPNGDEETYSIVGSVEADPFEGKISNDSPIAKSLMGKRVGDKVSIQTPGGEMSVKIVSIS; translated from the coding sequence TTGGCAATTGAAAAAGAATATCCAATGACTAAAGAAGGTAAGTTGAAACTTGAACAGGAACTGGAACAATTAAAAACGGTTAAACGGAAAGAAGTAGTGGAGAGGATCAAGATTGCCCGCAGTTTTGGAGACCTTTCCGAGAACTCTGAGTACGATTCGGCAAAAGAGGAGCAAGCTTTCGTTGAAGGCCGTATTACAACGATTGAAAACATGATCCGGAATGCAAAAATCATCGAAGGCGATGATTCGAATACAGATACCGTTTCACTTGGGAAGTCGGTAACATTCGTGGAACTGCCAAATGGCGACGAAGAAACATACTCCATCGTAGGAAGCGTTGAAGCGGACCCGTTTGAAGGGAAAATCTCCAACGATTCGCCGATCGCGAAAAGCCTGATGGGAAAAAGGGTTGGCGATAAAGTCTCGATCCAAACACCTGGCGGCGAAATGAGCGTCAAGATCGTATCCATCAGTTAA
- the udk gene encoding uridine kinase, translated as MTRKKPVVIGVTGGSGSGKTSVTRSIFEFFQGHSILMIEQDYYYKDQSHLPYEERLKTNYDHPLAFDNDLLIEHLNALLRYEAIEKPVYDYSIHTRSEEVITVEPQDVIILEGILVLEDERLRDLMDMKLYVDTDADLRILRRMTRDIKERGRSIESVIDQYISVVRPMHNQFIEPTKRYADIIIPEGGQNHVAIDLMVTKIQTILEQKSFL; from the coding sequence ATGACAAGAAAAAAACCAGTGGTCATCGGAGTTACGGGAGGATCGGGTTCAGGTAAAACGAGTGTTACCCGTTCCATTTTTGAATTCTTTCAAGGACACTCGATCTTGATGATCGAACAAGATTATTACTATAAAGATCAAAGTCACCTGCCGTATGAAGAGCGGTTGAAAACGAATTATGATCATCCGTTGGCATTTGATAATGATTTGCTGATCGAACACCTTAACGCTTTACTGCGCTATGAAGCGATAGAAAAACCCGTTTATGATTATTCGATCCATACTCGTTCCGAGGAGGTCATCACCGTCGAACCGCAGGATGTCATCATCCTTGAAGGGATTCTGGTGCTGGAGGATGAACGCCTTCGCGACTTGATGGACATGAAGCTATATGTGGATACGGATGCAGACTTGCGGATACTCCGCCGGATGACGCGTGACATTAAAGAACGCGGCCGTTCCATAGAATCCGTCATCGATCAATATATCAGTGTCGTCCGCCCGATGCACAACCAGTTCATCGAACCAACGAAACGTTATGCCGACATCATCATTCCTGAAGGCGGACAGAACCATGTGGCGATTGACCTCATGGTGACTAAAATTCAAACAATCCTTGAACAAAAGTCTTTTTTGTAA
- a CDS encoding peptidase U32 family protein — MNAIADKISRIIDGKRVIVKKPELLAPAGNLEKLKIAVHYGADAVFIGGQEYGLRSNAGNFTFEEMTEGVEFAKKYGAKVYVTTNIFAHNENIDGLDEYLKGLQEAGVHGIIVADPLIIETCKRVAPKVEIHLSTQQSLSNWKAVQYWKEEGLERVVLARETSAEEIREMKEKVDIEIEAFVHGAMCIAYSGRCTLSNHMTARDSNRGGCCQSCRWDYDLYELGQDGEKALFEKEDAPFAMSPKDLKLIESLPGMIEIGIDSLKVEGRMKSIHYIATVISVYRKVIDAYCADPDHFKIKQEWLEELDKCANRETASSFMEGEIPGYKQQMFGNHTVKTRFDFAGLVLDYDEETQIATLQQRNFFKPGDEVEFFGPEIENFTQKIGTIWDESGNELEAARHPLQIVRIQVDNQVYVSNMMRKEN, encoded by the coding sequence TTGAATGCTATTGCTGATAAAATTTCCAGGATCATCGATGGGAAGAGAGTCATTGTTAAAAAACCTGAATTGCTGGCCCCGGCTGGCAATTTGGAAAAACTAAAAATCGCCGTCCATTATGGCGCAGATGCCGTTTTCATTGGCGGGCAGGAATATGGACTGCGCTCCAATGCGGGGAATTTCACGTTTGAGGAAATGACCGAAGGCGTCGAATTCGCGAAAAAGTACGGTGCGAAAGTATATGTTACGACCAATATCTTTGCGCACAATGAAAATATCGATGGCCTTGATGAATATTTAAAAGGTCTTCAGGAGGCTGGCGTTCATGGAATCATCGTCGCCGATCCCTTAATCATTGAAACGTGCAAAAGAGTCGCCCCGAAAGTGGAAATCCATTTGAGCACACAGCAATCACTATCAAACTGGAAGGCTGTCCAGTATTGGAAAGAGGAGGGCTTGGAGCGTGTCGTCTTGGCCCGTGAGACAAGTGCTGAAGAAATCCGTGAAATGAAGGAAAAGGTCGATATCGAAATCGAGGCCTTCGTTCATGGTGCCATGTGCATCGCCTATTCCGGACGCTGTACGCTTTCGAATCATATGACGGCACGTGACTCGAACCGCGGCGGCTGCTGCCAATCCTGCCGTTGGGATTACGATTTATACGAATTGGGTCAAGACGGTGAAAAAGCATTATTCGAAAAAGAAGATGCTCCATTCGCCATGAGCCCGAAAGACCTGAAGTTGATTGAATCACTGCCAGGGATGATCGAAATTGGCATTGATAGCTTAAAAGTCGAAGGAAGGATGAAATCGATTCACTATATTGCAACGGTAATCAGCGTCTATCGCAAGGTTATTGATGCGTATTGCGCCGATCCGGACCATTTCAAGATCAAACAAGAATGGCTGGAGGAGCTTGATAAGTGTGCGAACCGTGAGACGGCATCATCCTTCATGGAAGGGGAAATTCCTGGGTATAAACAGCAAATGTTCGGGAATCATACCGTAAAGACTCGCTTCGACTTCGCAGGTTTGGTGCTTGATTACGACGAAGAAACGCAAATCGCGACCTTGCAACAGCGTAACTTCTTCAAGCCTGGAGATGAAGTCGAGTTCTTCGGTCCGGAAATCGAGAACTTCACGCAAAAAATCGGAACGATCTGGGATGAGTCAGGCAACGAGCTGGAGGCTGCTCGCCATCCGCTTCAAATTGTCCGCATTCAAGTAGATAATCAAGTATATGTGAGCAATATGATGCGGAAGGAGAATTGA
- a CDS encoding peptidase U32 family protein has translation MKKPELLVTPTSVTHLRELIDAGADAFVIGEQRYALRLAGEFTREDVKKAIGMVHAAGKKVYVSMNAIFHNELVDELEDYVTFLKEAGADRIVFGDPAVLMAVRAVAPDMPLHWNTEMTVTNWYTCNYWGKRGAVRALAAREISLDEIVEMKENAEVELEVQVHGMTCIFQSKRTLLGNYFEYQGKELAVENRQENRNMFLHDKERENKYPIYEDENGTHIMSPNDMCMIDELQDLIEAEIDSLKIEGLLQTPEYITAMTNLYREAIDLCVEDPDRYEDSKMELYEKVKALQPISRELDTGFFFKESVY, from the coding sequence ATGAAAAAGCCTGAATTACTCGTGACCCCGACCAGCGTCACTCATCTCCGAGAGCTTATTGACGCTGGTGCTGACGCCTTCGTCATTGGCGAGCAACGCTACGCTCTTAGGCTGGCAGGGGAATTCACCCGTGAGGATGTCAAGAAAGCGATTGGGATGGTTCATGCCGCAGGCAAGAAGGTGTACGTATCCATGAACGCCATTTTCCATAATGAATTGGTGGATGAGCTTGAAGATTATGTCACGTTCCTTAAAGAAGCCGGTGCAGACCGGATTGTTTTCGGTGACCCGGCAGTCTTGATGGCAGTCCGTGCCGTTGCTCCTGACATGCCTTTGCACTGGAATACAGAGATGACGGTGACGAATTGGTACACCTGTAATTATTGGGGAAAACGCGGTGCTGTCCGTGCACTCGCTGCCCGTGAAATAAGTTTGGACGAAATAGTAGAAATGAAGGAAAATGCCGAGGTCGAGCTTGAAGTGCAGGTACACGGCATGACGTGCATATTCCAATCCAAGCGTACGCTTCTTGGAAACTACTTTGAATACCAGGGCAAGGAATTGGCCGTTGAAAATCGCCAGGAAAACAGAAACATGTTCCTGCATGATAAGGAACGTGAAAACAAATATCCAATCTATGAAGATGAAAATGGGACACATATCATGAGCCCGAACGATATGTGCATGATCGATGAACTGCAGGATTTGATTGAGGCTGAAATCGACTCGTTAAAAATCGAAGGGTTATTACAAACCCCTGAATATATAACGGCAATGACGAACCTATATCGGGAAGCGATCGATTTATGTGTAGAAGATCCCGACCGTTATGAAGATTCGAAAATGGAACTTTATGAAAAAGTCAAAGCGCTTCAGCCAATTAGCCGGGAGCTGGATACAGGATTCTTCTTCAAAGAGTCGGTTTATTAA
- a CDS encoding O-methyltransferase: MNGKIEQYLHSLIPDRTGLIKEMEDFALEHNVPIMEPEGIEVLLQILRLHQPKAILEVGSAIGYSAIRMAETLPEAKIVTLERNEARIEQATANINKAGLANRITLIEGDALEAGPKVDEHGPFDIIFVDAAKGQYKRFFELFEPFLAETGVIITDNVLFKGLVAENIEEMEMTRRKRALIKKIRDFNIWLHDHPHFDTVILPIGDGVAISKHRGDKK, translated from the coding sequence TTGAACGGTAAAATAGAACAATATCTTCATTCCTTGATTCCGGATCGTACGGGGTTGATCAAGGAGATGGAAGATTTCGCATTGGAACATAACGTGCCGATCATGGAGCCGGAAGGCATTGAGGTGCTGCTTCAGATCTTAAGGCTTCATCAGCCGAAGGCGATATTGGAGGTAGGTTCCGCGATAGGTTATTCCGCCATTAGGATGGCAGAAACACTGCCCGAGGCTAAAATCGTGACGCTTGAACGCAATGAGGCTCGTATTGAGCAGGCAACAGCCAACATCAACAAAGCTGGACTTGCCAATAGGATCACTCTCATTGAAGGAGATGCCCTTGAAGCCGGGCCGAAAGTGGACGAGCATGGCCCGTTCGATATCATCTTCGTGGATGCTGCCAAGGGGCAGTATAAACGTTTCTTTGAACTGTTTGAACCATTCCTTGCTGAAACTGGAGTAATCATTACTGATAATGTATTATTTAAAGGCTTGGTCGCAGAAAACATTGAAGAAATGGAAATGACGAGACGTAAGCGAGCACTCATCAAAAAAATTAGAGACTTTAACATATGGTTACATGACCATCCTCACTTCGATACCGTCATATTGCCGATTGGAGATGGTGTAGCCATAAGTAAACATAGAGGTGACAAAAAATGA
- the mltG gene encoding endolytic transglycosylase MltG — MKMDEKDHNLSKKEHIQMKLLERQGEARLVRKIILITIASLILLIGIVGLVGFLYINSAMKPVDPDDDTIKKVKIPIGSSVNGISTLLEEQGIIKDARVFKYYIKFRNESGFQAGEYKLSPSMPIEDIVTSIKTGKLMKEAALKITIPEGKQLVQIADIIAVKTGQDPKKVFKELNDKKFVKSMQEQFPELLTSEIENEKVLYPLEGYLFPATYDFYEEKPNLESIVTEMLKKTEETLQVYKPQMEKDDYSVHEMLTFASLVEEEATAQVDRGKIASVFYNRIKEDMPLQTDPTVLYAKGSHKSRVYYKDLEVKSPYNTYKNKGLPPGPIANAGATSIEAALKPEKTDFLYFLATPEGEVLYSKNLDEHNIKKAEHISNK, encoded by the coding sequence ATGAAAATGGATGAAAAAGATCATAATTTATCTAAAAAGGAACATATCCAAATGAAATTGTTGGAACGGCAAGGAGAAGCGAGGCTCGTTCGTAAAATTATCTTGATTACGATAGCTTCGCTCATATTACTAATTGGGATTGTTGGTCTCGTCGGTTTTTTATACATAAATTCGGCCATGAAACCCGTCGATCCGGATGATGATACCATCAAAAAAGTGAAAATACCGATCGGTTCTTCCGTGAACGGAATTTCGACACTGCTTGAAGAGCAGGGAATAATCAAGGACGCGCGGGTATTCAAATATTATATTAAATTCCGCAATGAATCCGGTTTCCAGGCAGGTGAGTATAAGTTATCACCTTCCATGCCGATTGAAGATATCGTCACAAGCATCAAAACCGGGAAACTGATGAAAGAAGCGGCATTGAAGATTACAATCCCCGAGGGGAAGCAGCTTGTTCAAATTGCCGATATCATTGCCGTAAAGACAGGCCAAGACCCGAAAAAAGTCTTTAAGGAATTGAATGATAAGAAATTCGTTAAGTCCATGCAGGAGCAGTTCCCGGAGTTATTGACTTCGGAAATCGAAAATGAAAAGGTTTTATATCCGCTCGAAGGGTATCTTTTCCCGGCAACCTATGACTTCTATGAGGAAAAACCAAACCTTGAATCGATCGTCACCGAGATGCTGAAGAAAACCGAAGAGACGCTCCAAGTATATAAACCGCAGATGGAAAAGGATGATTATTCCGTGCACGAAATGCTGACCTTCGCTTCGCTAGTGGAAGAAGAGGCGACGGCGCAGGTAGATCGGGGCAAAATAGCCTCCGTCTTTTACAATCGTATCAAGGAGGACATGCCGCTTCAAACGGATCCTACCGTGCTGTATGCAAAAGGGTCCCATAAAAGCAGGGTGTATTATAAAGACCTTGAGGTGAAGTCCCCGTATAATACGTATAAGAATAAGGGGCTGCCGCCAGGACCGATTGCCAATGCTGGAGCGACATCGATCGAAGCGGCATTGAAACCGGAGAAAACGGATTTCCTATACTTCTTGGCAACACCAGAAGGCGAAGTCCTTTACTCCAAAAACTTGGATGAACATAATATTAAAAAGGCAGAACATATTTCCAATAAATAA
- a CDS encoding DUF1292 domain-containing protein — protein MEHGENNITVVDENGNEQLCEILFTFDSDKFNKSYVLYYPMSAEDEEEEIEIHASSFVPSEDNKDGELTPIETEEEWDLVEEMLNTFLDQEEAEEE, from the coding sequence ATGGAACACGGTGAAAACAACATTACAGTAGTAGATGAAAACGGAAACGAGCAGCTATGCGAAATCCTTTTCACATTCGATTCAGATAAATTCAACAAATCTTATGTCCTTTACTATCCGATGTCCGCAGAAGATGAAGAGGAAGAGATTGAAATCCACGCTTCTTCATTCGTACCGAGCGAAGACAACAAAGATGGTGAGCTTACTCCGATCGAGACAGAAGAAGAGTGGGACCTAGTCGAGGAAATGTTAAATACATTCCTGGATCAGGAAGAAGCCGAAGAAGAATAA
- the ruvX gene encoding Holliday junction resolvase RuvX, with protein sequence MRTMGLDLGSKTIGVAVSDAMGWTAQGLETIKINEAGNDFGFKRLNEIIKEHEVSKIVLGLPKNMNGTVGPRGEISQDFAKRLEKKFKLPVFLWDERLTTMAAERVLLEADVSRSKRKKVIDKMAAVMILQGFLDRQTNSI encoded by the coding sequence ATGCGCACAATGGGTCTTGATTTAGGTTCAAAAACCATCGGCGTCGCCGTAAGCGACGCGATGGGCTGGACTGCACAAGGATTGGAAACGATCAAAATTAACGAAGCTGGAAATGACTTCGGCTTTAAACGTCTCAATGAAATCATAAAAGAGCATGAAGTTTCTAAAATCGTCCTCGGTTTACCTAAAAATATGAACGGGACTGTAGGACCGCGAGGCGAAATCAGCCAAGATTTCGCTAAGCGATTAGAAAAGAAATTCAAGCTGCCGGTGTTTCTCTGGGATGAACGGTTGACAACTATGGCAGCTGAACGTGTCCTTCTTGAGGCGGACGTGAGCCGAAGCAAACGTAAGAAAGTCATTGATAAAATGGCAGCTGTCATGATTCTGCAAGGTTTCTTGGACAGACAAACAAATTCAATATGA
- a CDS encoding IreB family regulatory phosphoprotein, whose translation MSSFDKTMKFNFPEEPFERDVQQVLSQVYVALQEKGYNPINQIVGYLLSGDPAYIPRHMDARNIIRKLERDEIIEELVKSYLTKHREDY comes from the coding sequence ATGAGTTCCTTTGATAAAACGATGAAATTTAATTTTCCGGAAGAACCATTTGAAAGAGATGTACAACAAGTATTGTCTCAAGTTTATGTTGCCCTTCAGGAAAAAGGCTATAATCCGATCAACCAGATTGTCGGATATCTATTATCCGGTGACCCGGCTTACATCCCGCGCCATATGGATGCCCGAAACATCATCCGTAAGCTTGAACGCGACGAAATCATCGAAGAGTTGGTCAAGTCGTATCTAACGAAACACCGAGAGGATTACTAA
- the alaS gene encoding alanine--tRNA ligase: MKYLTGAQIRQMYLDFFSEKGHNIEPSASLVPHEDPSLLWINSGVATLKKYFDGRVIPENPRITNAQKAIRTNDIENVGKTARHHTFFEMLGNFSIGEYFKEEAITWAWEFLTDEKWIGFDKEKLAVTIHPEDDEAFELWNKKIGVPAERIIRLEENFWDIGEGPSGPNTEIFYDRGPAYGDDPNDPELYPGGENERHLEVWNLVFSQFNHNPDGSYTPLPKKNIDTGMGLERMASVVQDVATNYDTDLFMPIIRAVEEIADVKYGVDAEKDVAFKVIADHIRTVAFAVGDGALPSNEGRGYVLRRLLRRAVRYAKQININRPFMFELVTVVGEIMKDFYPEVLNNKDFIAKVIKNEEERFHETLHDGLAILSEVIKKEKEKGGTTIPGSDAFRLYDTYGFPIELTEEYAEEEGMTVDHAGFEKEMDAQRERARSARQDVDSMQIQGGVLGDIKIESEFVGYDQVAVDAKVAAIIKNGELVTEAQEGEEVQVILDKTPFYAESGGQIADKGTMASESVKVDVHDVQKAPNGQNLHRVTVVAGTLTTDSDIAAAVNQENRIHITKNHTATHLLHQALKDVLGTHVNQAGSLVQAERLRFDFSHFGQITAEEIERIETIVNEKIWQSLQVNTDYKNIDEAKAMGAMALFGEKYGKVVRVVQIGDYSLELCGGVHVPNTAVIGLFKIVSESGIGAGTRRIEAVTGAGAYQLMTDQIGILKEAAAKLKTNLKDVPARIETVLAEVKDLHRENESLTAKLSNIEAGSLVSNVKEINGVQVLVAKVQATDMNNLRAMADDLKQKLDSVIIVLGSAQGDKVNLIAGVTKDYIDRGFHAGKLIKEVASRCGGGGGGRPDMAQAGGKDPEKLDAALNFVEEWVLTIS, translated from the coding sequence ATGAAGTATTTAACTGGTGCCCAAATCCGCCAAATGTATTTAGATTTTTTTAGTGAAAAAGGCCATAACATCGAACCGAGTGCGTCATTGGTTCCTCATGAAGATCCATCATTGCTATGGATCAACTCCGGGGTGGCGACGTTAAAGAAATATTTTGATGGGCGTGTGATCCCTGAGAATCCCCGCATCACGAATGCACAGAAGGCGATTCGTACAAACGACATTGAAAACGTCGGTAAGACGGCACGTCATCATACATTTTTTGAAATGCTAGGTAACTTCTCGATTGGTGAATACTTCAAGGAAGAAGCCATCACTTGGGCATGGGAGTTTTTGACTGATGAAAAATGGATTGGGTTCGACAAGGAGAAATTAGCCGTGACCATCCATCCTGAAGATGATGAAGCATTTGAACTTTGGAATAAAAAGATCGGTGTTCCTGCAGAAAGGATCATTCGTCTTGAAGAAAATTTCTGGGATATCGGGGAAGGTCCAAGCGGTCCCAATACGGAGATTTTTTACGACCGCGGACCAGCCTATGGGGATGATCCGAATGACCCGGAATTATATCCAGGCGGGGAAAATGAACGTCATCTAGAAGTCTGGAATCTAGTGTTTTCTCAATTCAACCATAATCCGGACGGTTCTTATACTCCGCTTCCAAAGAAAAACATCGATACGGGAATGGGGCTGGAGCGCATGGCTTCCGTCGTGCAGGATGTGGCGACGAACTATGATACGGATCTATTCATGCCAATCATCCGCGCGGTCGAAGAAATCGCCGATGTGAAGTATGGTGTCGACGCAGAAAAAGACGTTGCCTTCAAGGTCATTGCCGACCATATCCGTACGGTGGCATTTGCTGTAGGGGACGGAGCTCTTCCATCAAACGAAGGCCGTGGGTATGTATTGCGCCGTTTGCTTCGCAGGGCTGTTCGATATGCCAAGCAAATCAACATCAATCGCCCGTTCATGTTCGAGCTTGTGACAGTCGTTGGTGAAATCATGAAGGACTTCTATCCTGAAGTACTCAATAATAAAGATTTCATTGCAAAAGTAATCAAAAATGAAGAGGAACGCTTCCACGAAACCCTTCATGATGGATTGGCCATTCTCTCGGAGGTCATTAAAAAGGAAAAGGAAAAAGGCGGCACGACCATACCTGGCAGTGATGCTTTCCGTTTATATGACACATATGGATTCCCAATCGAGCTAACGGAGGAATATGCCGAGGAAGAGGGCATGACGGTCGATCACGCAGGATTCGAAAAGGAAATGGATGCACAGCGTGAACGTGCTCGGTCAGCACGCCAAGATGTGGATTCAATGCAAATCCAAGGCGGAGTATTGGGCGATATTAAGATCGAAAGCGAATTTGTCGGCTATGATCAAGTTGCGGTCGATGCCAAGGTTGCCGCCATCATTAAAAATGGCGAGCTTGTCACGGAAGCACAGGAAGGGGAGGAAGTGCAGGTCATTCTGGACAAAACTCCTTTCTATGCGGAAAGCGGCGGACAAATAGCCGATAAAGGCACGATGGCTAGTGAATCCGTGAAAGTCGATGTCCACGATGTTCAAAAGGCACCGAATGGTCAAAACCTGCATCGTGTTACGGTCGTTGCCGGCACTTTAACGACAGATTCCGATATAGCTGCTGCGGTAAATCAAGAAAACCGCATCCATATCACTAAAAACCATACAGCGACACATCTGTTGCATCAGGCATTGAAGGACGTTCTCGGAACACACGTCAATCAAGCTGGTTCACTCGTACAAGCTGAACGCCTTCGCTTCGACTTCTCTCATTTCGGACAGATAACGGCCGAGGAAATAGAGCGGATCGAAACGATTGTAAATGAAAAGATCTGGCAAAGCCTTCAAGTGAATACAGATTATAAAAATATTGATGAAGCAAAAGCGATGGGAGCCATGGCCTTGTTCGGCGAAAAATACGGAAAGGTCGTACGTGTCGTTCAAATCGGCGACTATAGCCTTGAGCTTTGCGGCGGTGTACATGTCCCGAATACTGCGGTGATCGGCTTGTTCAAAATCGTCTCCGAAAGCGGCATCGGTGCAGGAACGCGCCGGATCGAGGCGGTAACGGGCGCTGGCGCCTACCAATTGATGACGGATCAAATCGGCATCTTAAAAGAGGCGGCAGCTAAATTGAAAACGAACCTGAAGGATGTCCCTGCAAGAATCGAAACGGTCTTGGCTGAGGTGAAGGATCTTCATCGTGAAAATGAAAGCCTGACTGCTAAATTAAGCAATATTGAAGCAGGAAGCCTCGTGTCCAATGTGAAAGAAATCAACGGGGTCCAAGTATTGGTGGCCAAGGTTCAAGCTACTGACATGAATAATCTGCGCGCCATGGCGGATGATTTGAAACAAAAGCTTGATTCTGTCATTATCGTATTAGGGTCGGCCCAAGGTGATAAAGTCAATTTGATTGCAGGTGTTACGAAAGATTATATCGATCGCGGCTTCCATGCAGGCAAATTGATCAAAGAAGTGGCATCCCGTTGCGGCGGCGGCGGCGGCGGCCGTCCGGATATGGCCCAAGCAGGGGGGAAAGACCCAGAAAAATTGGATGCAGCACTTAATTTTGTTGAAGAATGGGTCTTAACGATTTCATAA